From one Deinococcus fonticola genomic stretch:
- a CDS encoding peptide ABC transporter substrate-binding protein, which yields MKKMLALSAFLLGAAVAGPANNSLVIGTSQEPPNINDPWNTNNLVISSEINQWTSAGFIGLDNDGKPYADIATQVPTLANGGYKLTKNAQGKVTSNSLTYTIRPNAKWSDGTPITVADVEFWLKVQNDERVPVPDRYPYDNAKLTKKDDKTFTLTFNPPYLFAELAGAPGIAPSKAMKAAWDAFDKDTKGMKPGEALNDKWTAFIGKFTTSSGLPKVVAGPFKPTSWRAGNSLTLTRNTNYWRKPQGGESKYIQTVIYRFIPNTNTLKVNVLSGQLDALSTVGLTFDQGLDMQKRQGNKFITYFVPGGTWEHIDVNTRGQKAKDLNLDDARIRQALMYAMDRPAITKALFDSKQPVSHVFINPLSPVYKKNVQVYNFDPAKAKALFAAAGWKPGSDGILEKNGKKFSLSFSTTAGNAVRERVQQILQAQWKAVGVQVNIQNYPASVFFGPDMLSKGAEGKWDLAMYAWSANPVFEEGDLFKSDGIPTSANGYSGQNNPGWSNAEYDKLHKASQTEFDAAQRLKNFDRMQTLWANDVPSLPLYFRSNPYTQVKGLVNYDFTAFNLYPSWDAYRVGWASKGAVSAHTQK from the coding sequence ATGAAGAAGATGCTTGCCCTTTCCGCATTCCTGCTCGGCGCTGCCGTGGCGGGGCCCGCCAACAACAGCCTCGTGATTGGCACCAGCCAGGAACCACCAAACATTAATGACCCCTGGAACACCAATAACCTGGTGATCTCCAGCGAAATCAACCAGTGGACCAGCGCGGGGTTCATTGGCCTGGATAACGACGGGAAACCCTACGCCGATATCGCCACTCAGGTGCCCACCCTGGCCAACGGCGGGTACAAACTCACCAAGAACGCCCAGGGCAAAGTGACCAGCAACAGCCTCACCTACACCATCCGCCCGAATGCCAAGTGGAGCGACGGCACTCCCATTACGGTGGCTGACGTTGAGTTCTGGCTTAAAGTTCAGAATGACGAGCGCGTGCCTGTACCCGACCGTTACCCCTACGACAACGCCAAGCTGACCAAGAAAGACGACAAAACCTTCACCCTGACCTTCAACCCGCCTTACCTGTTTGCTGAACTGGCCGGTGCCCCAGGCATTGCTCCCTCCAAGGCCATGAAAGCCGCCTGGGACGCTTTTGACAAGGACACCAAGGGCATGAAGCCCGGCGAGGCGCTGAACGACAAGTGGACGGCCTTTATCGGCAAGTTCACGACCAGCAGCGGCCTGCCTAAGGTCGTGGCTGGTCCCTTTAAGCCCACCTCCTGGCGTGCGGGCAACAGCCTGACCCTGACCCGCAACACCAACTACTGGCGCAAACCCCAGGGCGGCGAGAGCAAGTACATTCAGACTGTGATCTACCGCTTTATCCCCAACACCAACACCCTGAAAGTCAATGTGCTGTCCGGTCAGTTGGACGCGCTGTCCACTGTGGGCCTGACCTTTGACCAGGGGTTAGACATGCAAAAACGCCAGGGCAACAAGTTCATCACGTACTTCGTGCCTGGCGGCACCTGGGAACACATTGATGTGAACACCCGTGGACAGAAAGCCAAGGATCTGAACCTGGATGATGCGCGTATTCGTCAGGCCCTGATGTACGCCATGGATCGCCCGGCCATTACCAAGGCGCTGTTTGACAGCAAGCAACCTGTTTCCCACGTCTTCATTAACCCGCTTTCCCCGGTGTACAAGAAAAACGTGCAGGTCTATAACTTCGACCCTGCCAAAGCCAAGGCCCTGTTCGCTGCGGCTGGCTGGAAACCCGGCAGTGACGGCATTCTGGAAAAGAATGGCAAGAAGTTCAGCCTGAGCTTTAGCACCACCGCTGGCAACGCCGTGCGTGAACGCGTGCAGCAGATCCTGCAAGCCCAGTGGAAAGCTGTAGGCGTGCAGGTGAACATCCAGAACTACCCTGCCAGCGTATTCTTCGGCCCTGACATGCTCAGCAAGGGCGCTGAAGGCAAATGGGATCTGGCCATGTACGCCTGGAGCGCCAACCCCGTCTTTGAAGAAGGTGACCTGTTCAAGAGCGACGGTATTCCCACCTCGGCCAACGGTTACTCGGGCCAGAACAACCCCGGCTGGAGCAACGCCGAGTACGACAAACTGCACAAGGCCTCACAGACCGAGTTCGATGCCGCGCAGCGCCTCAAGAACTTTGACCGCATGCAGACCTTGTGGGCCAACGATGTCCCCTCCCTGCCGCTGTACTTCCGCAGCAACCCCTACACCCAGGTCAAGGGTTTGGTGAACTACGATTTCACGGCCTTTAACCTCTACCCCAGTTGGGACGCCTACCGCGTGGGCTGGGCCAGCAAGGGTGCCGTGTCCGCCCACACCCAGAAGTAA
- a CDS encoding HesB/IscA family protein, whose amino-acid sequence MTAGILSEMQGSTPVKEITISEFGAQKAQGILASSGKENAGVRVFIKSGGCSGYQYGMAIDDRELEGDTIVIDRGIKLLVDQMSLSLLRGSEVDFVENMMGGGFTVHNPNATSNCGCGHSFRTDGAQSPDGEGSGGCSSA is encoded by the coding sequence ATGACTGCAGGTATCCTCTCCGAAATGCAGGGCAGTACGCCCGTCAAGGAAATCACCATCAGTGAGTTCGGCGCTCAGAAAGCCCAGGGTATTCTGGCCAGCAGTGGCAAGGAAAATGCCGGGGTTCGCGTGTTCATCAAAAGCGGCGGGTGCAGCGGCTACCAGTACGGCATGGCCATCGACGACCGCGAACTGGAAGGCGACACCATCGTGATCGACCGGGGCATCAAGCTGCTGGTCGACCAGATGAGCCTGTCACTGCTGCGCGGCAGTGAAGTGGACTTCGTAGAGAACATGATGGGCGGCGGCTTTACCGTTCATAACCCGAACGCCACCTCCAATTGCGGCTGCGGCCACTCCTTCCGCACCGACGGTGCCCAGAGCCCCGACGGAGAAGGCAGCGGGGGCTGCAGCAGCGCCTGA
- a CDS encoding ubiquinol-cytochrome c reductase iron-sulfur subunit, whose protein sequence is MTRYKREDPEITRRKFINTAFGASAAVGGLALVSALGGANPVFRLTRDKMPPYKGDMLIHAEGAKAGQPVSVADLSDKITRAWPQGKDKDGNPVVRKGDPNNILGLFKFPKGQIVAPTNLEATIDGEVVAYSDICTHAGCSVANDDLKAGHLNCPCHSGKYSPREGGKVTGGPPPRGLAQLPIKLEGDKIVVTDFFLGHPYPFTEAEWEARKKAVEDALA, encoded by the coding sequence ATGACCCGTTACAAGAGAGAAGACCCGGAAATAACGCGCCGTAAGTTCATCAACACGGCCTTCGGTGCGTCCGCAGCGGTGGGCGGCCTGGCCCTGGTCAGTGCCCTGGGCGGCGCGAACCCCGTGTTCCGCCTGACCCGTGACAAGATGCCCCCTTACAAGGGCGACATGCTGATTCACGCCGAGGGCGCCAAGGCCGGGCAACCTGTGAGTGTGGCCGACCTGAGCGACAAGATCACCCGTGCCTGGCCACAGGGCAAGGACAAGGACGGTAACCCGGTGGTGCGTAAGGGCGACCCGAACAACATCCTGGGCCTGTTCAAGTTCCCGAAAGGGCAGATCGTGGCCCCTACCAATCTGGAAGCCACCATCGACGGTGAAGTGGTGGCGTACAGCGACATCTGCACGCACGCTGGCTGCTCGGTGGCGAACGACGACCTGAAGGCCGGTCACCTGAACTGCCCCTGCCACTCCGGCAAATACTCCCCGCGTGAAGGTGGGAAAGTGACGGGCGGCCCGCCCCCGCGCGGCCTGGCGCAATTGCCCATCAAGCTGGAGGGGGACAAGATCGTGGTCACGGACTTCTTCCTGGGTCACCCGTACCCGTTCACGGAGGCCGAGTGGGAAGCCCGTAAGAAAGCAGTGGAGGACGCCCTCGCATGA
- a CDS encoding serine hydrolase: MNWTIEGDLRSRGFAGEVGLLVASLDGEVLYRHAEDRGFPAASTIKVPLLIAALQRAQAGDLDLDGRVMMQDTDRVPGAGVLHELAGGLALTWRDVLTLMIVVSDNTATNLIIERLGLDPFNAWLRARGLRETRLVGKLQLPEHLRTEAQQRGERNVTSARDQAALLLGLVRGEVLDGEHTLLALEILKRQQLRDIIGRRVPRDEKGEALYAVASKSGELSGVHHDVGVLYTPRPLVVALLSQGGHDPREHPENRDVALLADALWPLLAQAGRAGRAGG, translated from the coding sequence GTGAACTGGACGATTGAGGGCGACTTGCGCAGTCGCGGGTTTGCCGGTGAGGTGGGGCTGCTGGTGGCGTCGTTAGACGGCGAGGTGCTTTACCGCCACGCTGAAGACCGGGGGTTTCCGGCCGCCAGCACCATCAAAGTGCCGCTGCTGATCGCGGCCTTGCAGCGGGCACAGGCCGGCGACCTGGATCTGGACGGGCGGGTCATGATGCAGGACACCGACCGCGTGCCGGGAGCGGGCGTACTGCACGAACTGGCGGGCGGGCTGGCCCTGACGTGGCGGGACGTGTTGACCCTGATGATCGTGGTGAGTGACAACACCGCCACCAACCTGATCATCGAGCGGCTGGGCCTCGACCCTTTCAATGCCTGGTTACGGGCGCGTGGCTTGCGGGAGACGCGCCTGGTGGGCAAACTGCAACTGCCGGAGCATCTGCGCACCGAGGCGCAGCAGCGTGGCGAGCGCAATGTCACGTCGGCACGGGATCAGGCGGCGCTGCTGCTGGGGCTGGTGCGCGGGGAAGTGCTGGATGGAGAACACACCCTACTGGCCCTGGAGATCCTGAAACGCCAGCAACTCCGCGACATCATCGGGCGGCGTGTGCCCCGCGATGAGAAGGGGGAAGCGCTTTACGCCGTCGCCTCAAAAAGTGGTGAACTGAGTGGGGTTCACCATGACGTGGGGGTGCTGTATACGCCACGTCCTCTGGTGGTGGCCCTGCTCTCGCAGGGTGGGCACGACCCGCGCGAACACCCCGAGAATCGTGACGTGGCGCTGCTGGCCGACGCGCTATGGCCGCTGCTGGCACAGGCGGGACGCGCCGGCCGGGCCGGCGGGTGA
- a CDS encoding DdrH — translation MTQSPSRNPYAEWFEELRKQHGEQLKAMPLPDGLPEHLHQLVLQGDEEAIQFMLKLAWQFGAQVGYAAGAKQGSDVPVSRPSSAVQA, via the coding sequence ATGACGCAGTCGCCCTCCCGTAACCCGTACGCCGAGTGGTTCGAGGAACTCCGCAAACAGCACGGCGAACAGCTCAAGGCCATGCCCCTGCCCGATGGTCTTCCCGAGCACCTGCACCAGCTCGTCTTGCAAGGCGACGAAGAAGCTATTCAATTCATGCTGAAACTCGCCTGGCAGTTCGGCGCTCAGGTCGGCTACGCCGCCGGAGCCAAACAGGGCAGTGATGTGCCGGTCAGCCGCCCCAGCAGCGCCGTCCAGGCCTGA
- a CDS encoding c-type cytochrome, which produces MERNDATMPLVALFTAAIMWILLLFLFNKETAHAPVAVDPAVAASIAQDYPIIGKQVYETGNAAAGAISCQGCHGTNGEGGAGPKLAGNEKLLKDPVYVHTILEQGKGGMPSYAGKLDDKQIYAVANYVLHSWGNNIDEPLTPAKVAEGQTKLDPEVLKNRSRFVPDHIQLPEIWLLSFIIILVTYGLIGLYSVWAEGQELRPGIHKVRATPVATLGIVTSMVMTVLFSYLFVRQMNIDYQGWAAKEPVMPNVTGEGFYAAMILLSLAVTLGLYKKFFMDGEALVEDATGEFPW; this is translated from the coding sequence GTGGAGAGAAACGACGCAACCATGCCACTGGTCGCTTTATTTACGGCGGCAATCATGTGGATCCTTTTGCTGTTCCTGTTCAACAAGGAAACGGCACACGCCCCGGTCGCCGTCGATCCGGCAGTGGCGGCCAGCATCGCGCAGGATTACCCCATCATCGGCAAGCAGGTGTACGAAACGGGCAATGCGGCAGCCGGAGCCATTTCCTGCCAGGGGTGTCACGGAACGAACGGTGAGGGCGGCGCGGGGCCGAAACTGGCCGGGAACGAGAAACTGCTGAAAGACCCCGTCTATGTCCACACCATCCTGGAGCAGGGCAAGGGCGGCATGCCTTCCTACGCCGGGAAACTGGACGACAAGCAGATCTACGCCGTGGCCAACTACGTCCTGCACTCCTGGGGCAACAACATTGACGAACCCCTGACGCCTGCAAAAGTGGCGGAAGGCCAGACGAAACTCGACCCTGAAGTCCTGAAGAACCGCAGCCGTTTTGTACCGGATCACATTCAATTGCCGGAAATCTGGCTGCTGTCGTTCATCATTATTCTCGTGACTTATGGCCTGATCGGCCTGTACAGCGTGTGGGCCGAAGGGCAGGAACTGCGCCCCGGCATTCACAAGGTGCGGGCCACGCCCGTGGCGACGCTGGGCATTGTGACCAGCATGGTCATGACAGTGCTGTTCAGTTACCTGTTCGTGCGCCAGATGAACATCGATTACCAGGGCTGGGCGGCCAAGGAACCCGTCATGCCGAACGTGACCGGCGAGGGCTTCTACGCAGCCATGATCCTGCTTTCGCTGGCGGTCACGCTGGGCCTGTACAAGAAATTCTTCATGGACGGCGAGGCGCTCGTCGAGGACGCCACCGGCGAATTCCCCTGGTAA
- a CDS encoding cytochrome b has protein sequence MNQWLDDRLHLSRLNDKFLRKAFPVHHSFFLGEITLFSLVILILTGILLALSYEPSNAMVVNSFDPGTADAPNLLPAAYHSTLKINAMPFGDLLRRIHHWCANIMVAASVIHMMRIYFTGAFKKPREINWWIGLLAMIFAALTAITGYILPYDNYAYNTVKVVYGITASVPWVGPWLAQAAFAGNFPGDGIIPRIYGYHIMLLPMILLATVGAHMLIMIKQKHTQPQYAKRLAYKKIVGVPLMTQQTPIMILLLLVFAGLVMLFSAFVPVHPVEYFGPPSTTPINNIKPDWYLLWVFGALAIIPSFEFHVLGGIIGSEFTGAMLFPAIPLGLLFLVPLLDRSKENMYYAENPTNHPVRLAAGVAFLAFMLILSLAGYKPDLISAGVLKSESANAVLWILVFLVPAVAYFATMAIVRGIARLREADERERAAHAELPSHSVPSQGAHSHD, from the coding sequence ATGAACCAGTGGCTCGATGATCGCTTGCACCTGTCACGCCTGAACGATAAGTTCCTGCGTAAAGCCTTCCCGGTTCACCACAGTTTCTTCCTGGGTGAAATCACGCTGTTCAGCCTGGTGATCCTGATCCTCACGGGCATTCTGCTGGCGCTGTCTTACGAACCCAGCAATGCCATGGTCGTGAACAGCTTTGACCCCGGCACGGCAGATGCCCCGAACCTGCTCCCAGCGGCGTACCACTCCACCCTGAAAATCAACGCCATGCCGTTCGGGGATTTGCTGCGCCGGATTCACCACTGGTGCGCGAACATCATGGTGGCCGCCTCGGTCATTCACATGATGCGCATCTACTTCACGGGGGCCTTTAAAAAACCCCGCGAGATCAACTGGTGGATCGGTCTGCTCGCCATGATTTTCGCGGCATTGACCGCCATCACGGGTTACATCCTGCCTTACGACAACTACGCTTACAATACCGTGAAGGTCGTGTACGGCATCACCGCTTCGGTGCCGTGGGTCGGGCCGTGGCTGGCGCAGGCGGCGTTCGCCGGGAACTTCCCCGGTGACGGCATCATTCCGCGTATTTACGGGTATCACATCATGCTGCTGCCCATGATCCTGCTGGCCACGGTGGGGGCGCACATGCTGATCATGATCAAGCAGAAGCACACCCAGCCTCAGTACGCCAAGCGCCTCGCGTACAAGAAGATCGTGGGTGTGCCGCTGATGACGCAACAGACGCCCATCATGATCCTGCTGCTGCTGGTGTTCGCCGGGCTGGTCATGCTGTTCAGCGCTTTCGTGCCCGTTCACCCGGTCGAGTACTTCGGGCCGCCTTCCACCACGCCTATTAACAACATCAAGCCCGACTGGTACCTGCTGTGGGTGTTCGGCGCACTGGCGATCATCCCCAGCTTCGAGTTCCACGTGCTGGGCGGCATCATCGGTTCCGAGTTCACGGGGGCCATGCTGTTCCCGGCCATTCCGCTGGGCCTGCTGTTCCTGGTGCCCCTGCTGGATCGCAGCAAGGAGAACATGTACTACGCCGAGAACCCCACCAACCACCCGGTGCGGCTGGCGGCGGGCGTGGCATTCCTGGCGTTCATGCTGATCCTCTCGCTGGCCGGGTACAAACCCGACCTGATCAGCGCCGGGGTGCTGAAGTCCGAGTCGGCCAACGCGGTGCTGTGGATTCTGGTGTTCCTAGTGCCTGCCGTGGCTTACTTTGCCACCATGGCGATCGTGCGTGGTATCGCTCGCCTGCGCGAGGCGGACGAGCGTGAACGTGCGGCCCATGCCGAACTGCCCAGTCACAGCGTCCCCAGTCAGGGTGCCCACAGCCACGACTGA